The sequence below is a genomic window from Saccopteryx leptura isolate mSacLep1 chromosome 3, mSacLep1_pri_phased_curated, whole genome shotgun sequence.
TTCTCTATGTTTAAATCCATCTTGCTAAGAGTTTGCCAACtttattaatctttataaaaacttttGAGTTTGATGATATATTCTACAATATAatatgcttgtttttatttttattagtatctGCTGTCAATtatctatttctatatatatattttttgttgttgtctatacatttatatatatatttttatttttgagaatttttgtctATTctggtctatttatttattttctttattagcaATGTGTATGAAGACCGTAGAGATAAGTTTGGACCTAGGCTGACATGACCTTCCCTGGAGGAGGATGGTGTTGTTCTCACTGGTGGCTGGTCACTAGCTGTCCCGGATCGCAGAGTCGGACAGATCTGAGCACAGGCCTGCATCCAGCTCCTTTCACTCCTCTGCTGCAGCCTTTCAAAGTCCCAAACCACAGTGTGATGATGAACAAGCCTCTTGGTTCCTAACCCTGTGACACTGTCACTGGGTTCTCAGATATTAGCCTCTCTCACCTGCCCCTTGTGGAATTCATAGCTCCTTCGTGGGGCAGCAGCTCCAATATTAGGCCTGTCTCTTTGGacttttcttttccccccaaatcttagatttttaatttttcccccatgTCTTTTAACCTCCTTAATACCTTAACCTtaaggaattttttaaagttttgtccACCTTTTCTAAATGTCACAATGGAAAGTTAACTTAATTTCTCCATTTCTCATGAGGAAGTGAAAACTTTAAggaccatttttattttctcaattaaaagaaattgattttagtgagagaggaatgaagagagagaaagagagagagagagagagacaggaacatcaagctgttcctgtacgtgccctgaccggagatcgaaccagtaacctctgcttccagatgatgctctaaccaaccgagctatccaccCACAgcatattttctcagtttttttaaatgaccGTTTTTATTGGTTATTTATCCTAGGATTATGTGGTGTGCTTTTCCTGCCACCAATCATTCTCatagtatttctattttacaaataatttcatACTTACTAGAATTCAAATTTCTTGCTCCAAGATTTTATCAAACCATGACTAAGTCTCACAAGGGCATGGAATTTTGTCCAGTGATGTTTAACCAGAACCTTGGACAGTGCCAACACTTACTAGGCCCTCAATCaagtgaatgaaagaaataaGTCAGATCTTTGGCATTCAAGTGGAGGATGGGGACTTCTGTGTCCATTCATTACAGGGTATTGGTTATCGCTTTTCCAAATATCCAATTGATGTAGCTAGAAGACCATATGTACAGACTACTTACATGACATGCTGTATAGAGCAAGCTTTCCTCATCCATGTGGTTTGGACCTCTGGATGTTCTTCTCAGTGTGCGAGTCAAGTAGCTCCTTTATCTCGAGAATTTACATAAGTCAGTAAAAAGTGAACCCACTCTAAGAAGAGACTATATTTGTTTTGCAAACATTTAGTTTGGGTCTAAACATGTATGTCTAGTTATAATGTGTGGCTGGTGTTTTTCACCCGTCCCTTCTCACTAGGATATTGGTGACTTTCATAGCCAAAGGTGGCAATGTCTCCAGCCTGGTTCCATCTGTACCTTCTCTCATTGCTTTGATCTCACATCTGGGCCTCAGACCTTCTTCTTGGTCCAAGTTCATCTGGTCAATTTCAGCAGTCAGGAACATTACCAATAAGcacaaaatagaaaattcttttttttcttttggtctaaAGTTGCTTCAAAGTTATAAGATATATCTACCTGTGTTTGCATTTTAAAGTCCACAGCCCCTCCTATGTGCCATCCAGGACTGCTGACAATGCCTGCAACTCTCCTGCTCCCATCCGTCCAAATTCACCATTCGTCCGAGTAGGGGGACTTCAGAATCCTGCATAGATTTAAGTAGAACACCCAAAGTTTTGAAGGCACAGTGATaccctctttcatttttattatgtgtTCTTCCTAAGAAAATAGCACACTCACTAATCCAAAGCCCTTGCTTTCATAGCTGTTTCTTCCATCCCAGTACAATGGACTACATCCAGTTGCATTCTGTTGGGCCTAGGATTGGGTTAGCTGGCCCCTGAGGAATGTATTGAGTCACTGTGTCATCCCCATGTTGAATTATCCATGTACAAATCCTGTGAGATGAGACTCAGGCCCATTGCACGATTCCACCTTTTTGACCTGACTGGACCCTATTCACATAATTGTGATGGTTGTGTCATGGCAGTACCGCGGTGACCTGAGACCTGCAGGCCAGCAACTCTACCTGCTGTGAGCAACTGACCAGGGCATGTTTTTATGGTTAGTACCCAACCTGGGTACTAAGTATATAAAATGTGGTAAAATCTCATGGCTAGGATGAATGCCAATGTGGAAAAGATGCTAGGAAAAGGTGTAGCAGTAATGAGGCATCCCCCAGAGCAATGCCTCTATTTGAAGTGGTTTTCCCTTTGGTCTCTCTGGTCAGAGCCTGGGGCTGCAATGACTGTGGTCACCTGGGTGCCTCTTCTTCTGACTTTCACCTCCGCTGATTTTTGAGAGCAGAGAATGAGTGTCTCTACCCAGAACTGGTGATGTCAGGGCCGCCCAACCTTGGGCCAGGGCCTCTGGTCACAGATGGCATAGGAGGAGCAGTGCAAAATAGTAGTCCAGAGTCTGGACACTGAGGAACAGCACCAAGTTAAAATCCTGCCTCTCCTTATTCAAGTTTTGGGGACAGGTTACCTAACCGCCATGTACTCCACTTTTCTCTTTGGTAAAAAGGATATAACTATGCTACATTGCTGCTGGAATTGTTGAAGATTACAATAATGCATagtaagcacttagcatagtgacCTATCCATAGTGAGTTGTCTGTGTACATTAGTATTATTCTTGCAGAaaaccctttctctttctataaattgtagatttattttaaaggacTTAAACTCAAAGTTTCTGTATTAGCAAAGAGTCTGCTTAATTCagactcaagattttttttttttttacatgatgaTCGCTGCAGTCAAGGAGCATTTTGTAGGTCTGTTCTTGTGTCTCCATGAATCCAACCTCTGTCCCCACACTAACACACTGGCTGAGTCCACCACCTACTCTGCCCGCCTGAATATGCGAGCTATGttgagcctccgcctcaggaggtGTCTTCACACTGTTTCCGGCTGTTCTCTCCCACAGCACCGTGGGGGCAGTTATCACATACTCGGGGacatttccccttctttcttctccctcaacAAGAATTCTTAATTGTTCAGACTCAGGATTGAGAGTGAGTGCACGCACACATGCCTCCATTCATCCATGCTCAGGTCATTTAGTTCAGTATGGGACTCAATTCATGGCGTCTTTCCCAAAGCATCAAGGACCTAAAGTGTTTCTTAAAACTGCAAGGTCGACCagaaaatttttttgaaacttcAAATAGTACTCTCATTGATTTTCATAAAAAGTCTTTGGAGACTAAAGGGACTATTATGTGGAGTTTCTTTTGTCCTAGTGGATGATTGATGAGGCATTCATCGCTTGGGTCTGACTCTGCGTTTTCCTGTGGGTCTCTGTGGGGGTCACATGCTGTGGGCATCTTTGAAAAGCGTTTTCAGAAGCTTCAGCGCCTCACTGGAGTCTCCTGAATCTCATCAAGAACTGAGTTGAATTGTCATCCAGCACAATGAGCAACAGGTTTGTGGGCACCTGGAAGCTGGTCTCCAGTGAACACTTTGATGACTACATGAAGGCTCTGGGTAAGAAGGGTTTTTCCTTCCTCTGCTAGGGAAGACTCCTTTGGAGCAAGCTTTATGACTCTTCCCTTCTAGTTCCTTCTCCAGGAGTCGGGGGAAGTTGCACAGGCCACCTTCTGTCCTCCTCCAGGATCGATCTTCTCTTGTGTCAGATGATTTTGTTGCATTTCGTTGGTGACaattttcatagatttttaaCCTACAAGGGAGTTGCTTAAATGCATGGAACTTCCACTAATTCCACAGGTGGTTTCATATCCCTAGTGCTTTGGGTTCACACCTGCAGGAAAGAAGTCTTGGAAGTTCCGTCAACCGATCCCCTGGCTGTCCTGAAAGCTAGATTCATAAAAACTGAAGTGCTCATAATATAAGCAGTTGAAGATATTGAAGTTAACATTTTGGTGCTCAGCCGTACTGTGAGTTTTTTCTCTCTAGGTTGTCTATTATTACATAATCATGTAGACAGAGAGTTTGTAACGAAGAGATGCATTCAAGTAGGATGTTTGTAGCCTTGGGAAGTTACTGAGATAAAAAGAATTGGGCCATGGCAGTGAAGTCACACTCAGTGACACCAACATCAGGCTTTCCTGGAGCTGGAGCAGCAGATACAGATGGAAAAATTTCATCATTAGTTATGTCAACTGTATTTGACACTATGTCTAGACAGTGTTTCATAGATATGAGCCCAATCGATGGGAAGAGTCTTCTCATACTTCCAGAGCTGTATAAATCTAATAGCAGTGATGACAATGACCCCAGGTTGCCATGCTTGTCAAATGCCTGTAGCTTCACTGGCCTGTTCAGAAAGATTGTGAGAAAGGTTCTATTTGTAGATAAAACGAGCAAAATCATGTCACATTGCCTGGAAAACTTCAAGACCTTATGGGGAATCTATCCATTCGATCAGATTGGTTAGATGTATGGTCTTCACTTTACAGCTAAGAAAGAAGCAACATATGAGAAAGTCTCAATGAAGGACTCCCTAattctgtcatttttaaattttaggataCATAGGAACACCTGGGGGTTGGTAAATGTAAATTCGCAGCCTCTACTGTAGAAATTTAGTTTGGAAAACATTACCTTAAATCATATAAGATTAgtcagaactagaaaaaaaaagagtacagttTGCAATTCTTTATTAGGCCTAACTCTTCACTtatatttagtgtgtgtgtgtgtgtgtgtgtgtgtgtgtaatttgtaGTGATACAGGTCTTGAAGGGAGATGGATTTCCTACAGACTAGATTTAGGGGTCAAAACAAACTTTCAAAAGTGAGATTCTATcaaagatatgtgtgtgtgtggggggggagttcTTTCCTATATCCATAATAGGTTACTGAGGGAGAAAAGTTATAGAATAGTATGCATATTTCATTGTATCATTCAAAAATATACCCATGATATATGTACAAACTGAGATGTCTATACTGGCCCATATAAAGTATATAATCAGTGATATTTGGTGGAGCATAATGTTGGATGTGCTCAGGTAGATGACTAACCCTATTCAGActgaataattttatcttttaaatctgTAGACATTAGCTTCATAATAACAAAACCTGAAATATTCGAGTCCATAACACATGTTTCCATTAGGTGATGACACATGGGAGGAGGTCCTTAGTAGGTATGACATTACCTGCCATCTACACACCTGAGGCAAACCTGGGCCCCTACAGTCTCTCTAGGGGCTCTCTCTGGGTCAACACAATTCTAATACTACCTTGATTTTCAGGTGTGGGGTTAGCCACCAGAAAACTGGGAAATTTGGCAAAACCCAGAGTGATCATCAGTAAGAAAGGGGATTTTATAACCATAAGGACTGAAAGCACCTTTAAAAATACAGAGATATCCTTCAGGCTAGGCCAGGAATTTGAAGAAACCACAGCTGACAACCGGAAAACAAAGGTAACCTTTAATGTTTCTCTTCGAATCTGcagtctgagagagagagagagagagagagaatgaattacTCTTGCTAGTGTTAACGGGGTGGACTGCTTTTTTCTGTGTGGTAAGGGACCTCTCTTATAAAAATAGTTCAATACTGGATACACTACTCCTTTGATCAACCAACGGCCAAGCACACCAATTCCGTGAACTTGTCCTTGCAGAGTGTCGTCACCTTGGGGAGAGGCTCACTGAACCAAGTACAGAAATGGGATGGCAAAGAGACCACAATACAGAGAAAGCTGGTGGACGGGAAAATGCTGGTGGTAAGAGGATTTTTACTCAGTGCAGAAATAATATTACTTGAATAAAGAAATtggttatattattttcaaaatattcttttttctttggaatCCAAATGGATAAGGAGAAAGATGGAGAGTGAAGTCAAAGTTAATGTTTGGGTGATATGTAAACTATCAAGAGTTCAAGTTCAGGTTTCAGAATTTAGAAACAACAAAGCCTACttgttattttagaaataaaaacatgtaaaaatggTAGTAAAGCTAAAGAGTATATGGATAAATTTCACTAGCTGGGACTCACAAAGAGAAAAGTAGTTCTAAGttctaaaagcaaaacaaatccaAAAGGCTCAATTACAGAATATTTGTAGATATTTAAGcacttaattttcaaaaatctGTATTAACTTGGACTAAACCATGTCAATTGTAGAAGCTGAGCTTATTGGAGACCTGTTTTATCGGTAGATAAGAAGGATGACAGAGGTTACATGAGATgacctctaaatttttttttaaagttttaggcTCTGTGCTTACTAATTTATACATATGTTGACTATAAATAGATTCacatagtgcaggggtcgggaacctatggctcgtgagccagatgtggttcttttgatggctgcatctggctcacagacaaatctttaataaaaaaataataacattaaaaatataaaacattctcatgtattacaatccattcatttcctaccactcattttcatggttgtgggtggctggagccaatcacagctgtcctccaggacaacaccaaatttttattggataatgcgtaacgtacatgggtcgttgtatgtctctcatggaattacattttaaaatatgtggcgttcatggctctctcagccaaaaaggttcccgacccctgagctagtgTTCTGAACGTCTCCTCCTTTAGTGCAGAGGTTCTTACCCCTGGCTGCACAATAGATTTACATGGGAAGTTAATACCAGTATAGGGGCCCCAACACAGATCAAAcctcctggaggaggaagagCCATAAGTATTTTCTGTTATTACTACAAATTTGTTGTCCTCTAGTTTGAGTTTTAGCTATTCaattctgctctctctctctctcttttataaggAATGTAAGATGAAAGGCGTGATCTGCACCAGAATTTATGAGAAGGTCTGAGAAAATCGATGCCTCATTGAACTGATTTGAGCAGTTAATGTTGTAAATCAGCTGCTTTCATGGGCAAAATCTGACTATATACTGAAGTTTGCTTGTTTCTGCTTTTGTCTTAATAGGTCAGAGAGGATTAATTTACAATTCAgccttatttaaatatttccaatttGCATGCACACCTTTACTATATTAAAGTATGTATATTGGCCTGACATAAATAGTTgaaaatttcatttaattatttgtaaaatatacttGAAATGCTAACTAGAGGAAGTAAATACATTGACCAAGGGTAGCAAACACAAAGGCCTCCAGGGTGGTGAGGAAGAAGGATCAGAAGTGAGGCAATCTAGAAGGAGCTGTTTCAATGTAAGGATTCTAATTTCAGCTAAAATGGGCAGCCTTGGCTCTACtctagtcaattttttaaaatagaaggttAATTTATAGACAGTAAAATGCATGGATGTTAAAGGTAGAGTTTAATCCGTTGTGACAAACACATGCACCCGTATAACTCACATGCTGATCAAGACTTATTTTTGATCAACtattatctattttaaaattttaggtgCAACACAATCCTTACataattctttctccttttcttcctctcactgCAACAAATATCCTCAGTTTTCTATAGTACTGGGTTTTGCTCTACTACGCCCTGAAAGTACTTCCTAATGACAGCTGTGAAGGGAATTTATGTAGTTCCAACAATCACATTCTTACTGAGCATTTAGAAATTCAAGTCTGGCATTTAATGCCATGTCATTCTGCAAAGATGACATTGTAAACAGGCATGGCAGCTTTACTAGCCTGGTTATTTTAAGCAGGTTTATGATGAGTAGAACAAAGactgttttaaattgtttttctatagcagtgattttcaactggtgtgctgcaagaattttattttattttttaaagattttatttattcattttagagaggagagagtaaagggggtggtgcaggaagtatcaactcccatatgtgccttgaccaggtaagccaagggttttgaaccagagatctcaagtgttctaggttgacattttattcactgcgccatcacaggtcaggtgcaaaaaaatttaaaacatgcaatacctgactatttggtcaggggcactgacctcttttcccttagattgtcaaataaaaaaatgacaacagccaatacaacaatagctgtccagtgtgaatcagtcaaaattataccaattttttttcattaaataggcaaaaatatattttttagtgtgccatggaattttaataattagtatgTGTGCtgtgagataaaaaaggttgtAAATCACTGTTCTACAATAATTCAACCAGAGTGTATAATATCCAGGCTCTATTTTGTTATCTACCTATTTGTCTTTCTATAAGTCtgtcttatctatctatctatctatctatctatctatctatccacctatctatccatccacccacccatccacctacccatctacccatccttCCATCCTAACTACCATAAGCAGGGCCAGCTTTCTGCAAAACT
It includes:
- the LOC136397982 gene encoding myelin P2 protein → MSNRFVGTWKLVSSEHFDDYMKALGVGLATRKLGNLAKPRVIISKKGDFITIRTESTFKNTEISFRLGQEFEETTADNRKTKSVVTLGRGSLNQVQKWDGKETTIQRKLVDGKMLVECKMKGVICTRIYEKV